In one window of Opitutus sp. GAS368 DNA:
- a CDS encoding class I SAM-dependent methyltransferase, which produces MSDSTSFAGNIGRFTGFADRYDRHRAGPPPALADLVRQYAGSTTPGLVVDLGSGTGLSTRYWADKAARVIGIEPTPDMRRQAEKVTTAPNVSFRAGFSHETGLETGSADLVICMQALHWMEPAGTFAEAGRLLRPGGIFVVCDYEWPPTTASWEADQAFDACFRAGRRLEQARGLVHNLRHWDKSGHATRMRESGRFRFVKESAVHHLDRCNAERHIGLLLCQGFIMALLRGGVTEDELGITQFRTVTQRTLGDEPRPMIWNATVLLGVA; this is translated from the coding sequence ATGTCCGATTCCACATCCTTCGCGGGCAACATCGGCCGGTTCACCGGCTTCGCGGACCGGTATGACCGTCATCGCGCGGGTCCGCCCCCGGCGCTGGCTGACCTGGTCCGGCAATACGCGGGATCCACGACGCCCGGCCTGGTGGTTGACCTCGGCAGCGGCACGGGGCTCTCGACGCGCTATTGGGCCGACAAGGCGGCGCGCGTCATCGGGATCGAGCCGACGCCCGACATGCGCCGCCAGGCCGAGAAAGTCACCACGGCCCCGAATGTCTCCTTTCGCGCCGGCTTTTCCCACGAGACCGGACTGGAAACCGGGAGCGCCGATCTCGTCATCTGCATGCAGGCCTTGCACTGGATGGAACCGGCCGGGACCTTCGCCGAGGCCGGCCGCCTCCTCCGGCCCGGCGGGATCTTCGTGGTGTGCGACTACGAGTGGCCGCCCACGACCGCATCGTGGGAAGCCGACCAGGCCTTTGACGCCTGCTTCCGGGCGGGCCGCCGCCTCGAGCAGGCCCGCGGCCTGGTGCACAACCTCCGGCACTGGGACAAATCCGGCCACGCCACCCGGATGCGGGAGAGCGGCCGTTTCCGTTTCGTGAAGGAATCGGCCGTGCATCACCTCGATCGCTGCAATGCGGAGCGCCATATCGGCCTGCTGCTCTGCCAGGGATTCATCATGGCGCTGCTGCGCGGCGGCGTCACCGAGGACGAACTGGGCATCACGCAATTCCGCACCGTGACGCAACGCACCCTCGGCGACGAGCCGCGGCCGATGATCTGGAACGCCACCGTGCTGCTGGGCGTCGCCTGA
- a CDS encoding substrate-binding domain-containing protein, whose protein sequence is MKRIVALLLLAGALRAAGPLDPALPEYKPEQTVRGGLNSVGDDAIEPLMNAWLAAFQKHQPGVTRGERWAHPGGAAAFGALMLETTDVAPLGREPWPAELAPYGHQFKGDMMKEPLLVRVGTGGFTPAGQSGALAVYVNAANPLAQLSLAQLDALFGAQRKRGGRAPLLTWGQLGLAGEWADRPVVAVAMPDYSTLALVFQHRVLQDGLWTAGLEIAPNPAAALQKVAATPGAIAFAGFMDAPGTKTLALAEADPGPFVTASEATVANHTYPLTRDLYLAVNQRPGAPLPQKTKEFLAFVLSREGQQIVADYKYFFALNAPAAAVERAKLAGYLAPVDPAIASYRATAQVSGPIANVGSDGMESLMEKWMAAFTRLQPGVHRGARWSHQGTLNGYQALLAGETDLAPMGRELWPGEKVIYQAVRGQPEPLEIRVARGGFNTPQRTTAQAIFVNEHNPLAGLTVPQIDAIFGRERRQGSPAAITTWGQLGLTGEWADRPITIYVPYRIAPNSMSVQISVLKGGAWSPAVHEGSIAEVAAAVAREPGAIAFGGFEEGGPGLRPVPVAAKTGGAFIAGNAADVASGRYPLTRYMYIRLNREPGRPLPPQVREFLRFILSREGQEFIPTSAYFPLRADEVAAELAKLE, encoded by the coding sequence GTGAAGCGGATTGTCGCGCTGCTGCTGCTGGCCGGCGCGCTCCGTGCCGCGGGCCCGCTCGACCCGGCGCTGCCGGAATATAAACCGGAACAGACGGTTCGCGGCGGGCTCAACAGCGTCGGTGACGACGCGATCGAGCCGCTCATGAACGCCTGGCTCGCGGCCTTTCAGAAGCACCAGCCCGGCGTCACCCGCGGGGAACGCTGGGCGCACCCCGGCGGCGCGGCGGCCTTCGGCGCGCTCATGCTGGAGACGACCGACGTGGCCCCGCTCGGCCGCGAACCGTGGCCCGCCGAGCTCGCGCCCTACGGCCACCAGTTCAAGGGCGACATGATGAAGGAACCGCTGCTCGTCCGCGTGGGCACCGGCGGCTTCACGCCGGCCGGGCAGTCCGGCGCGCTCGCGGTCTACGTCAACGCCGCCAATCCGCTGGCGCAACTCTCGCTCGCGCAGCTCGACGCCCTCTTCGGTGCGCAGCGCAAACGCGGCGGCCGCGCCCCGTTGCTCACCTGGGGCCAGCTCGGCCTGGCTGGCGAGTGGGCCGACCGGCCGGTCGTCGCGGTGGCGATGCCGGACTACTCGACCCTGGCGCTCGTCTTCCAGCATCGCGTGCTACAGGATGGCCTGTGGACCGCCGGGCTGGAAATCGCGCCCAACCCGGCCGCCGCGCTGCAGAAAGTGGCGGCCACGCCGGGTGCGATCGCCTTCGCCGGCTTCATGGACGCCCCGGGCACGAAGACCCTCGCGCTCGCCGAAGCCGACCCCGGGCCATTCGTCACCGCGTCCGAGGCGACGGTCGCGAACCACACCTACCCCCTCACCCGCGATCTCTACCTCGCGGTGAACCAGCGCCCGGGCGCACCGCTGCCGCAGAAGACGAAGGAGTTCCTCGCCTTCGTGCTCAGCCGCGAGGGCCAGCAGATAGTCGCGGACTACAAATACTTCTTCGCCCTGAACGCCCCCGCCGCCGCGGTGGAGCGCGCCAAGCTCGCCGGTTATCTCGCCCCGGTCGATCCGGCCATCGCGTCCTACCGCGCGACCGCGCAGGTCAGCGGCCCGATCGCCAACGTCGGCAGCGACGGCATGGAATCGCTCATGGAAAAATGGATGGCGGCCTTCACCCGGCTCCAGCCCGGCGTGCACCGCGGCGCGCGCTGGTCCCACCAGGGCACGTTGAACGGCTACCAGGCGCTGCTCGCCGGCGAGACCGACCTCGCGCCGATGGGCCGCGAACTGTGGCCGGGCGAGAAGGTCATCTACCAGGCCGTGCGCGGCCAGCCCGAGCCGCTCGAGATCCGCGTGGCACGCGGCGGCTTCAACACCCCGCAGCGCACCACGGCGCAGGCCATCTTTGTGAACGAGCACAACCCGCTCGCCGGCCTGACCGTGCCGCAGATCGACGCGATCTTCGGCCGCGAGCGCCGGCAGGGCTCGCCCGCGGCCATCACCACCTGGGGCCAGCTCGGCCTCACCGGCGAATGGGCGGACCGGCCGATCACGATTTACGTGCCCTATCGCATCGCACCCAACTCGATGTCCGTCCAGATTTCCGTGCTCAAGGGCGGCGCCTGGAGTCCCGCCGTGCACGAGGGCTCGATCGCCGAGGTCGCCGCGGCCGTGGCGCGCGAGCCGGGCGCGATCGCCTTCGGCGGCTTCGAGGAAGGCGGCCCGGGCCTGCGCCCTGTTCCGGTCGCCGCGAAAACGGGCGGCGCCTTCATCGCCGGCAATGCCGCCGACGTCGCGAGCGGCCGCTATCCGCTCACGCGCTACATGTATATCCGCCTGAACCGCGAGCCGGGCCGGCCGCTGCCGCCGCAAGTCCGCGAGTTCCTGCGCTTCATCCTCAGCCGCGAGGGCCAGGAGTTCATCCCGACCTCGGCCTATTTCCCGCTCCGCGCCGACGAGGTGGCGGCAGAGCTGGCGAAACTGGAGTAG